One segment of Erigeron canadensis isolate Cc75 chromosome 2, C_canadensis_v1, whole genome shotgun sequence DNA contains the following:
- the LOC122589412 gene encoding TMV resistance protein N-like isoform X1 — translation MATSYTSSQLRTYDVFLNFRGEDTRYNFVDELYNALEERLIRTYNDNISVYGGSPIGPQLLKAIEQSRIAVIIFSKNYADSTYSLIELEHIMKCREERGQGVIPIFYDVKPFQVRNQKGKFGQGFSRHELGNNKNVRSWRRALVNAADISEWEPKLMFNGYDASDIKLIVDIVSEKLLSLISYVGMETRLQDLKSRIEIGSGGVRMVGIYGAGGSGKTALVTSLYKELAPRFANHCFIDNISEESNKINGLQNLQQRVLTTVMKKSEEFKSVEEGKIAIESTLCHKSVLIILDDVDDREQLDALAGSHKWFGGDSRIIITTRKEDLIGNDKVDEAYSVSLLSFDEATLLFNRHAKQEDRKLENYEVLSPSVVPFAAGLPLAIIVLGSFLYDKDKKGWMSTLARLGDIPENEILEMLKISYDGLEPLEKELFLDMACFFRGKSKDSAMQMLDACGFQPEDGLKVLINRALITIKGDKLDMHDLVQEMGQSIVQGEDPTHPNKRSRAWLTKEIEDIYHADATTNYDNIEAIQLSSSSSHVSKLVSNMKRLRFLHVLEDQPYVYNMSHKDAEGPNFLSNELRCINWFKYPTSPLPDNFQPRMLVVLKLHQSLQEELWKNIKEMPMLKVLDLNGSTNLVRTPDFNGLPNLETLVLSGCISLIEIHPSIECHERLVFLNLDGCCKLQKFPIFDKMKRLETLLLSHCPQLVNLPEIQQPMKSLKYLYLDESGIEVLPSSIGKFCTNLTYINLIGCKNLKTIECNFTLFKQKCGISGGPRDVEGCSSE, via the exons ATGGCAACTTCTTACACATCTTCTCAATTACGGACTTACGATGTATTTCTTAATTTTAGAGGAGAAGATACCCGTTACAACTTTGTAGATGAGCTCTATAATGCTCTGGAAGAACGACTAATCCGTACATACAACGATAATATATCAGTTTACGGGGGAAGCCCCATTGGTCCACAACTCTTGAAGGCCATAGAACAATCACGTATAGCTGTGATCATATTCTCCAAAAACTATGCTGATTCAACCTATAGTTTGATTGAGCTTGAACATATTATGAAATGCAGGGAAGAAAGAGGGCAAGGTGTTATTCCCATATTTTATGATGTGAAACCCTTTCAAGTGAGAAATCAGAAAGGAAAATTTGGACAAGGATTTTCGAGGCATGAGTTAGGAAACAACAAGAATGTTAGGTCTTGGAGAAGAGCACTTGTGAATGCTGCTGACATTTCTGAATGGGAACCCAAGCTCATGTTCAATGG gTATGATGCCTCTGACATCAAACTGATTGTCGATATAGTTTCAGAGAAGCTTTTATCATTGATTTCGTATGTTGGAATGGAAACTCGCTTACAAGATTTGAAATCGCGTATAGAGATTGGATCAGGTGGTGTGCGTATGGTTGGGATATACGGGGCTGGGGGTAGTGGTAAGACTGCTCTTGTGACTTCTCTTTATAAGGAACTTGCTCCTCGTTTTGCCAATCACTGTTTTATTGACAATATTTCGGAGGAATCAAACAAAATTAATGGTTTACAAAATCTGCAGCAACGAGTTCTAACAACGGTTATGAAAAAAAGTGAGGAATTTAAGAGTGTTGAAGAAGGAAAAATTGCTATTGAAAGTACTTTATGTCATAAATCTGTGTTAATTATTCTAGATGATGTTGATGATCGTGAACAGCTAGATGCATTAGCAGGATCCCATAAATGGTTTGGTGGTGATAGCCGAATAATAATCACAACTAGAAAAGAAGATTTGATAGGAAACGATAAGGTAGATGAGGCCTATTCTGTCAGTCTATTATCATTTGATGAGGCTACTCTCCTCTTTAATAGACATGCAAAGCAGGAAGACCGTAAACTTGAAAATTATGAGGTGCTTTCACCAAGTGTGGTACCTTTTGCAGCAGGGCTTCCATTAGCAATTATAGTTTTAGGGTCTTTTCTATATGACAAAGACAAGAAGGGGTGGATGAGCACATTGGCTAGACTAGGGGATATTCcagaaaatgaaattttggaGATGCTAAAAATTAGCTATGATGGACTTGAACCATTGGAGAAAGAGTTATTCTTGGATATGGCATGTTTCTTCAGGGGTAAGAGCAAAGATAGTGCAATGCAGATGCTTGATGCTTGCGGTTTTCAGCCTGAAGATGGGCTAAAGGTGTTGATAAATAGGGCTCTCATAACTATTAAGGGAGATAAGCTTGATATGCATGATTTGGTTCAAGAAATGGGACAATCCATCGTTCAAGGTGAAGATCCTACACATCCTAATAAACGTAGCAGGGCTTGGCTCACTAAAGAAATTGAAGACATCTATCACGCGGATGCAACAACG AATTATGACAATATTGAGGCAATACAACTTTCTAGCAGCTCATCACATGTTTCTAAGCTTGTTTCAAACATGAAGAGACTAAGGTTTCTTCATGTCCTTGAGGATCAACCTTATGTGTATAACATGTCACACAAAGATGCTGAAGGGCCCAACTTTCTTTCAAATGAGTTGCGTTGTATTAATTGGTTTAAGTATCCAACAAGTCCGTTGCCGGATAATTTCCAACCAAGGATGCTTGTTGTTCTCAAATTACATCAGAGTTTGCAAGAAGAGCTATGGAAGAATATCAAG GAGATGCCAATGTTGAAAGTGCTCGACCTCAATGGTTCAACTAACCTAGTTAGGACACCGGATTTCAACGGGCTCCCGAATCTTGAAACGTTAGTACTATCTGGTTGTATCAGTTTAATAGAGATTCATCCATCAATCGAATGTCATGAAAGGCTTGTTTTCTTAAATTTAGATGGTTGTTGCAAGCTTCAAAAGTTTCCAATCTTTGACAAGATGAAAAGATTAGAGACCCTTTTACTATCTCACTGCCCTCAACTTGTAAACCTTCCAGAGATCCAACAGCCCATGAAAAGCTTGAAATATCTTTATTTGGATGAGAGTGGGATAGAAGTTTTACCCTCATCCATTGGAAAGTTTTGTACCAATCTTACCTACATAAATCTGATTGGTTGTAAAAATCTAAAGACAATTGAGTGCAATTTCACCCTCTTTAAACAAAAATGTGGGATATCAGGTGGTCCTCGAGATGTAGAAGGCTGTTCATCAGAATAG
- the LOC122589412 gene encoding TMV resistance protein N-like isoform X2 gives MLLTFLNGNPSSCSMVSEKLLSLISYVGMETRLQDLKSRIEIGSGGVRMVGIYGAGGSGKTALVTSLYKELAPRFANHCFIDNISEESNKINGLQNLQQRVLTTVMKKSEEFKSVEEGKIAIESTLCHKSVLIILDDVDDREQLDALAGSHKWFGGDSRIIITTRKEDLIGNDKVDEAYSVSLLSFDEATLLFNRHAKQEDRKLENYEVLSPSVVPFAAGLPLAIIVLGSFLYDKDKKGWMSTLARLGDIPENEILEMLKISYDGLEPLEKELFLDMACFFRGKSKDSAMQMLDACGFQPEDGLKVLINRALITIKGDKLDMHDLVQEMGQSIVQGEDPTHPNKRSRAWLTKEIEDIYHADATTNYDNIEAIQLSSSSSHVSKLVSNMKRLRFLHVLEDQPYVYNMSHKDAEGPNFLSNELRCINWFKYPTSPLPDNFQPRMLVVLKLHQSLQEELWKNIKEMPMLKVLDLNGSTNLVRTPDFNGLPNLETLVLSGCISLIEIHPSIECHERLVFLNLDGCCKLQKFPIFDKMKRLETLLLSHCPQLVNLPEIQQPMKSLKYLYLDESGIEVLPSSIGKFCTNLTYINLIGCKNLKTIECNFTLFKQKCGISGGPRDVEGCSSE, from the exons ATGCTGCTGACATTTCTGAATGGGAACCCAAGCTCATGTTCAATGG TTTCAGAGAAGCTTTTATCATTGATTTCGTATGTTGGAATGGAAACTCGCTTACAAGATTTGAAATCGCGTATAGAGATTGGATCAGGTGGTGTGCGTATGGTTGGGATATACGGGGCTGGGGGTAGTGGTAAGACTGCTCTTGTGACTTCTCTTTATAAGGAACTTGCTCCTCGTTTTGCCAATCACTGTTTTATTGACAATATTTCGGAGGAATCAAACAAAATTAATGGTTTACAAAATCTGCAGCAACGAGTTCTAACAACGGTTATGAAAAAAAGTGAGGAATTTAAGAGTGTTGAAGAAGGAAAAATTGCTATTGAAAGTACTTTATGTCATAAATCTGTGTTAATTATTCTAGATGATGTTGATGATCGTGAACAGCTAGATGCATTAGCAGGATCCCATAAATGGTTTGGTGGTGATAGCCGAATAATAATCACAACTAGAAAAGAAGATTTGATAGGAAACGATAAGGTAGATGAGGCCTATTCTGTCAGTCTATTATCATTTGATGAGGCTACTCTCCTCTTTAATAGACATGCAAAGCAGGAAGACCGTAAACTTGAAAATTATGAGGTGCTTTCACCAAGTGTGGTACCTTTTGCAGCAGGGCTTCCATTAGCAATTATAGTTTTAGGGTCTTTTCTATATGACAAAGACAAGAAGGGGTGGATGAGCACATTGGCTAGACTAGGGGATATTCcagaaaatgaaattttggaGATGCTAAAAATTAGCTATGATGGACTTGAACCATTGGAGAAAGAGTTATTCTTGGATATGGCATGTTTCTTCAGGGGTAAGAGCAAAGATAGTGCAATGCAGATGCTTGATGCTTGCGGTTTTCAGCCTGAAGATGGGCTAAAGGTGTTGATAAATAGGGCTCTCATAACTATTAAGGGAGATAAGCTTGATATGCATGATTTGGTTCAAGAAATGGGACAATCCATCGTTCAAGGTGAAGATCCTACACATCCTAATAAACGTAGCAGGGCTTGGCTCACTAAAGAAATTGAAGACATCTATCACGCGGATGCAACAACG AATTATGACAATATTGAGGCAATACAACTTTCTAGCAGCTCATCACATGTTTCTAAGCTTGTTTCAAACATGAAGAGACTAAGGTTTCTTCATGTCCTTGAGGATCAACCTTATGTGTATAACATGTCACACAAAGATGCTGAAGGGCCCAACTTTCTTTCAAATGAGTTGCGTTGTATTAATTGGTTTAAGTATCCAACAAGTCCGTTGCCGGATAATTTCCAACCAAGGATGCTTGTTGTTCTCAAATTACATCAGAGTTTGCAAGAAGAGCTATGGAAGAATATCAAG GAGATGCCAATGTTGAAAGTGCTCGACCTCAATGGTTCAACTAACCTAGTTAGGACACCGGATTTCAACGGGCTCCCGAATCTTGAAACGTTAGTACTATCTGGTTGTATCAGTTTAATAGAGATTCATCCATCAATCGAATGTCATGAAAGGCTTGTTTTCTTAAATTTAGATGGTTGTTGCAAGCTTCAAAAGTTTCCAATCTTTGACAAGATGAAAAGATTAGAGACCCTTTTACTATCTCACTGCCCTCAACTTGTAAACCTTCCAGAGATCCAACAGCCCATGAAAAGCTTGAAATATCTTTATTTGGATGAGAGTGGGATAGAAGTTTTACCCTCATCCATTGGAAAGTTTTGTACCAATCTTACCTACATAAATCTGATTGGTTGTAAAAATCTAAAGACAATTGAGTGCAATTTCACCCTCTTTAAACAAAAATGTGGGATATCAGGTGGTCCTCGAGATGTAGAAGGCTGTTCATCAGAATAG